The DNA sequence ATCTTCGGGAGGTGATATCATGTGCGAGGGGGTGGCGTACCTGGTCAGTGACTCTGGAGAGGAGCTGATGATGGAGGAGGTCATGCTGGTGTGGTTCAAGGACGGTAGGCTCGTGCTCGTGAACGAGGATGGTGATGAGAGATCGCTGGATGGGGTGAAGGAGATCAGGATAGACATGCTGAGGCATGAGGTGAGGGTAATCGTCAAGTGACGAACAAAAGGGCCTCCGAGGAGGGCGCGGCATCCCCCCTCAGGCATTTTTCATGAGAGGCGCTCCCCTGAGCTCAAAGTCATGTGAGCGCGCAAAAGGGAGGGGATAGGATCAGCCCAGTCTGAAGCCGCTGATCGAGTAGCCGAAAGGCAGCTTGACCCTGTCCCCGTAGGCATTCTTGAGGAGCCTCACGTTGTCGGCGTTCTCGTCCATCTTGAAGACCATCTTCCCGGACCGCGAGTGAATCTCAACGTCGAACTCATTCACATTTCCCTGGGGAGAGAGTTTAAGCTTGATCTCCCCTATC is a window from the Candidatus Korarchaeota archaeon NZ13-K genome containing:
- a CDS encoding CooT family nickel-binding protein, whose translation is MCEGVAYLVSDSGEELMMEEVMLVWFKDGRLVLVNEDGDERSLDGVKEIRIDMLRHEVRVIVK